A section of the bacterium SCSIO 12696 genome encodes:
- a CDS encoding sigma-70 family RNA polymerase sigma factor, protein MKQSAFAIDLSMDVIRRAQQGEMAAFRTVYDTFEVPAYSLALKLSQCPEVAREILQEGMLLVFRKISQYRFDAPFWGWLRKLFLNTCLSELRRQKRWQRWQDVPLDEEVQPDNSARSSETGDTQRDLEQALAQLPPLRRTVIWLHAVEGYTHREIAEIADITEANSRAQLSRARKELQACLPEMREPQTNGSTKVMSGI, encoded by the coding sequence ATGAAACAGAGCGCATTTGCTATCGACCTGTCGATGGATGTTATCAGGCGAGCCCAACAGGGCGAGATGGCGGCCTTTAGAACGGTATACGATACCTTCGAAGTGCCCGCGTACAGTCTGGCGCTCAAATTGTCGCAGTGCCCTGAAGTGGCCAGGGAAATACTTCAGGAAGGCATGTTGCTGGTGTTTCGAAAGATCAGCCAATATCGATTTGATGCCCCGTTTTGGGGCTGGCTACGCAAACTGTTTCTGAATACGTGCCTCAGTGAGTTGCGACGGCAAAAGCGCTGGCAGCGCTGGCAAGATGTGCCTCTGGATGAAGAAGTACAACCCGACAATTCGGCAAGAAGTTCTGAAACTGGAGACACCCAGCGGGACTTGGAACAAGCTCTGGCCCAGTTGCCGCCGCTGCGGCGCACGGTGATCTGGTTGCACGCGGTGGAAGGATACACCCACCGGGAGATTGCCGAGATTGCGGATATTACCGAAGCCAATTCAAGGGCCCAATTGTCCCGTGCCCGCAAAGAGCTGCAGGCGTGTCTGCCGGAAATGAGAGAGCCGCAAACCAATGGCTCGACAAAAGTAATGAGTGGTATTTAG
- a CDS encoding PDZ domain-containing protein: protein MKALLVGLAIGVCSQLATAKEVAVDIDQLDFDTPQFQEALQLLAAHDPLEYEELLEDLKDIKLHKKPAGVIGILFDTTEDGHIIITKVMPGGAADEAGIKGGDRIVQVNGGRIDTDDGSGDALRQAMGFFGHPMPGDAISLVVDRNGKQLEKNMVAKARNSDFMVFTGKEKEIEKILEQAGFPGGLIALREPGRAGLEMANLNKGLGKYFGTDRGVLVLTSADDNIYQLQPGDVILDIGGRKAKDPRWVTNLLFTYGAGDELSIGIMRDKKKRTLTLTIPKE from the coding sequence ATGAAAGCATTGCTTGTCGGCCTGGCCATTGGTGTTTGCAGCCAACTGGCAACGGCAAAAGAAGTCGCTGTCGACATCGATCAGCTGGATTTTGATACCCCGCAGTTTCAAGAGGCACTGCAGCTGCTGGCAGCTCACGACCCTTTGGAGTACGAAGAGCTGCTGGAGGACTTGAAAGACATCAAGTTGCATAAAAAGCCCGCCGGAGTGATCGGTATCTTGTTTGACACCACAGAAGACGGCCACATCATCATCACCAAAGTAATGCCCGGTGGTGCCGCTGATGAGGCGGGCATCAAAGGCGGAGATCGCATTGTGCAGGTGAACGGTGGAAGGATTGATACCGACGATGGCAGCGGCGATGCGTTGCGCCAGGCTATGGGCTTCTTTGGGCACCCGATGCCCGGTGACGCCATTAGCCTGGTGGTGGATCGCAACGGCAAGCAATTGGAAAAAAACATGGTTGCCAAAGCCCGCAATAGCGACTTTATGGTGTTCACGGGTAAAGAAAAGGAGATCGAGAAAATCCTTGAGCAGGCCGGTTTCCCCGGTGGTTTGATTGCTCTGCGGGAACCGGGTCGCGCCGGACTTGAAATGGCAAACCTGAACAAAGGTCTGGGTAAATACTTTGGCACTGATCGCGGTGTATTGGTACTTACCAGCGCAGATGACAATATTTACCAACTGCAACCAGGCGATGTCATTCTCGATATTGGTGGCCGCAAAGCCAAGGATCCCCGCTGGGTTACTAACCTGTTGTTTACCTATGGTGCGGGAGACGAACTGTCTATCGGTATTATGCGAGATAAGAAAAAGCGCACTCTCACCCTAACGATTCCCAAAGAGTAA